The Parashewanella tropica genome window below encodes:
- the serB gene encoding phosphoserine phosphatase SerB, with translation MNTTETYRLIYQNCTGLDAIEAQLCQIQGAKEIHQGKTQSGVGYIDIVCSSDINIESLFTHTEVEVVALSLVTPKLKHKGVLLMDMDSTAIQIECIDELAKLAGIGDRVSEVTELAMQGHLDFEESLRQRVALLEGLDASVIQQLCNELPLTQGLESMVKELKAYGWVVAVASGGFMPFVNHLKGKLGLDGAFANELEIIDGKLTGKVIGKVVDAQAKADILKALAEQHEVAMSQTVAVGDGANDIPMMKAAELGIAFYAKPAVQQQAQVSINHLGLDAITAILP, from the coding sequence ATGAATACCACGGAAACTTACCGACTGATTTACCAAAACTGTACAGGGTTGGATGCAATTGAAGCTCAGCTATGTCAAATACAAGGTGCCAAGGAAATACACCAAGGAAAAACCCAGTCAGGGGTAGGTTATATCGATATTGTTTGTTCAAGCGATATTAATATTGAGAGCTTATTTACCCATACCGAAGTTGAAGTGGTCGCATTGTCACTAGTCACACCAAAGCTTAAACATAAAGGTGTATTACTGATGGATATGGACTCTACTGCTATTCAAATTGAATGTATTGATGAACTGGCTAAATTAGCGGGTATCGGTGACCGAGTCTCAGAAGTGACAGAGTTGGCCATGCAAGGGCATTTGGATTTTGAGGAAAGTTTACGTCAAAGAGTCGCATTGTTAGAAGGGCTTGATGCCAGCGTTATTCAGCAACTTTGTAATGAATTGCCATTGACTCAAGGCTTGGAGTCTATGGTTAAAGAGCTAAAAGCCTACGGTTGGGTTGTGGCCGTCGCTTCAGGTGGTTTTATGCCTTTTGTTAATCATTTAAAAGGAAAGTTAGGTCTAGATGGTGCTTTTGCCAATGAACTGGAAATCATTGATGGCAAGTTAACAGGCAAAGTTATCGGTAAGGTGGTTGATGCCCAAGCAAAGGCCGATATTTTAAAGGCATTAGCTGAACAGCATGAGGTTGCAATGAGTCAGACTGTGGCAGTGGGTGATGGCGCTAATGATATCCCTATGATGAAAGCCGCAGAGCTGGGTATTGCTTTTTATGCCAAACCAGCGGTGCAGCAGCAAGCTCAGGTTTCCATTAATCATTTAGGTTTGGATGCTATTACGGCAATTTTACCTTAG
- a CDS encoding phosphopentomutase, with protein sequence MKRTVILMLDSFGIGAAGDAEAFGDVGSDTFGHIAKACAEGRANDGREGPLKLPNLAKLGLAHAAKESTGEFPMGFGDDITVTGSYGYAKEISSGKDTPSGHWEIAGVPVLFDWGYFHDKQNSFPKELTDKILERAGLDGFLGNCHASGTAILEELGEEHMKSGLPIFYTSADSVFQIACHEDTFGLDNLYKLCEIVREELEPYTIGRVIARPFNGPDAKNFARTGNRRDYSIEPPSKTVLQKLQEAGGEVVSVGKIADIYAHCGITQKVKANGLEALFDATLEQVKQAGERTIVFTNFVDFDSHYGHRRDVAGYARALEYFDSRLPELLDILEADDLLLLTADHGCDPTWTGTDHTREHVPVLALGAGLKAGSLGGRETFADMGQSIASYYQLEPMEYGTSFVG encoded by the coding sequence ATGAAACGTACTGTAATTTTAATGCTGGACTCGTTCGGTATCGGCGCTGCCGGTGATGCTGAAGCGTTTGGTGATGTAGGCTCAGATACTTTTGGTCATATTGCAAAAGCCTGTGCAGAAGGTCGTGCTAATGATGGTCGTGAAGGTCCATTAAAATTGCCAAACCTTGCAAAACTTGGTTTGGCTCATGCCGCTAAAGAAAGCACGGGTGAGTTCCCAATGGGCTTTGGTGATGATATCACTGTTACTGGTTCATACGGTTATGCGAAGGAGATCAGCTCGGGTAAAGACACCCCAAGCGGTCACTGGGAAATCGCTGGTGTGCCAGTATTGTTCGATTGGGGTTACTTCCATGATAAACAAAACTCTTTTCCTAAAGAATTAACCGATAAAATTCTTGAGCGTGCAGGGTTAGACGGCTTTTTAGGTAACTGCCATGCATCTGGCACAGCGATTCTTGAAGAGTTAGGTGAAGAGCACATGAAAAGCGGTCTACCGATTTTCTATACCTCAGCTGACTCCGTCTTCCAAATCGCTTGTCATGAAGATACCTTTGGTTTAGATAACTTATACAAGTTATGCGAAATCGTTCGTGAAGAGCTAGAGCCATACACTATCGGTCGCGTTATTGCTCGTCCTTTCAATGGCCCTGATGCAAAGAACTTTGCTCGTACTGGTAACCGTCGTGATTACTCAATCGAGCCACCTTCAAAAACCGTATTACAAAAGCTTCAAGAAGCAGGCGGTGAAGTGGTAAGTGTTGGTAAGATTGCTGATATCTACGCGCACTGCGGCATCACTCAAAAAGTAAAAGCGAATGGCTTAGAAGCGTTATTTGATGCAACGTTAGAGCAAGTTAAGCAAGCCGGTGAACGTACTATCGTATTTACTAACTTTGTAGATTTTGACTCTCACTACGGTCACCGTCGTGACGTAGCGGGCTATGCTCGTGCACTTGAATACTTTGATTCTCGATTACCAGAGCTATTAGACATTCTAGAAGCAGATGATTTGTTACTTCTGACTGCCGATCATGGTTGTGATCCAACTTGGACTGGTACCGATCATACTCGTGAACATGTACCTGTATTAGCATTAGGTGCTGGCCTTAAAGCAGGTTCATTAGGCGGGAGAGAGACTTTTGCTGATATGGGGCAATCCATTGCTTCATACTACCAATTAGAGCCAATGGAATACGGAACATCTTTCGTAGGCTAA
- a CDS encoding energy transducer TonB, with the protein MKTWTKTACALAILAVSQTAFASEAPQSQRELFNQAYSQYKEAITERKNFNAVKYAKQSYQLGKILYKDSPKDLAALTVNYATSLSNIRQSDKKKRKATFKKAKALFVEALALYQDIEPAQTTAMIDTHLKKAKVMSTPSGTKAEIEKALELAGKNGDEVFVAKVKMLAFETLNRGKFSHHLRDLTLEAFDTFQKKLPENAMDRVLAEFQVARIYQGEKKPEKAEKLYLNVIKQFDTLDYSHPFKLGAHSRLVSIYEKQGDSDKSTEHCIAIGKMKPWDDNQDPVPLYRTAMDYPAIYAMRRKEGYVVLSFTISQTGTVKDIEILDSKGGHRFETSAKKTLESWRYAPKFENGKAVDAKNMKIRLDFTLS; encoded by the coding sequence ATGAAAACTTGGACAAAGACAGCCTGCGCACTGGCTATTTTAGCGGTATCTCAAACAGCATTTGCTTCTGAAGCACCTCAATCTCAACGCGAGCTTTTTAATCAAGCTTACAGCCAATATAAAGAGGCCATTACTGAACGCAAAAACTTTAATGCCGTTAAATATGCCAAGCAATCATATCAACTAGGCAAAATCCTTTATAAAGACTCACCCAAAGATCTTGCTGCTCTGACAGTCAATTATGCGACGTCATTATCTAATATTCGCCAATCAGATAAGAAAAAAAGAAAAGCAACTTTCAAAAAAGCGAAAGCATTATTTGTCGAAGCACTGGCCTTATATCAAGATATTGAGCCTGCTCAAACCACAGCTATGATCGACACCCACCTAAAAAAAGCGAAAGTGATGTCTACCCCTAGCGGAACAAAAGCTGAAATCGAAAAAGCGTTAGAACTAGCTGGAAAAAACGGGGATGAAGTCTTTGTCGCAAAAGTAAAAATGCTGGCATTTGAGACCTTAAATAGAGGTAAATTTTCTCACCACCTTAGAGATCTTACCCTCGAGGCATTCGATACCTTCCAAAAAAAATTACCCGAAAATGCCATGGATCGCGTATTAGCTGAGTTTCAAGTAGCTCGAATCTATCAAGGTGAAAAAAAGCCAGAAAAAGCAGAAAAGCTGTATTTAAACGTGATTAAGCAATTTGATACTTTAGACTACAGTCATCCCTTTAAGTTAGGCGCCCATTCTCGTTTAGTTTCAATCTACGAAAAGCAAGGTGACAGCGATAAGTCAACTGAGCATTGTATCGCGATTGGTAAGATGAAGCCCTGGGATGACAATCAAGATCCTGTGCCACTGTATAGAACCGCCATGGATTATCCAGCTATCTACGCCATGAGAAGAAAAGAAGGCTATGTAGTGCTGTCTTTCACTATCTCACAAACTGGGACAGTAAAAGATATTGAAATATTAGACTCTAAGGGTGGACACAGATTTGAAACCTCAGCGAAAAAAACGCTAGAAAGCTGGCGCTACGCCCCTAAATTTGAAAATGGTAAAGCCGTTGATGCCAAGAATATGAAAATTAGACTGGATTTCACTTTGAGTTAA
- the deoD gene encoding purine-nucleoside phosphorylase yields MATPHINAADGAFAETVLFPGDPLRAKYIAETFLENVEQVTDVRNMLGFTGTYKGTRVSVMGSGMGIPSCSIYATELVKDYGVKNLIRVGSCGAISTDVKVRDVIVGMGACTDSQVNRIRFGGQDFAAIADYGLLKAVVDAADKRGIKHRVGNIFSADLFYTPQPEMFDKMEKMGVLGVEMEAAGLYGVAAEYGAKALCVVTVSDHIRTGEATTSDERQTTFNEMIEMTLDAVVEL; encoded by the coding sequence ATGGCTACACCACACATTAATGCGGCAGATGGCGCTTTTGCAGAAACCGTTCTTTTTCCTGGTGATCCACTACGCGCAAAATACATTGCAGAAACTTTCCTAGAGAATGTTGAGCAAGTAACTGACGTACGTAACATGCTTGGCTTTACAGGTACTTATAAAGGTACTCGTGTATCTGTAATGGGTTCTGGTATGGGCATTCCTTCTTGCTCAATCTATGCTACTGAGCTTGTTAAAGATTACGGCGTTAAAAACCTGATCCGTGTTGGTAGCTGTGGTGCTATCAGTACTGACGTTAAAGTTCGTGACGTTATTGTTGGTATGGGCGCTTGTACTGATTCACAAGTAAACCGTATTCGTTTCGGTGGTCAAGATTTCGCTGCTATCGCTGACTATGGTCTATTAAAAGCCGTAGTTGATGCTGCTGACAAGCGTGGCATTAAGCACCGTGTTGGTAACATATTCTCTGCGGATCTTTTCTACACGCCACAACCAGAAATGTTCGACAAAATGGAAAAAATGGGCGTTCTAGGTGTAGAAATGGAAGCGGCTGGCCTATACGGTGTTGCGGCTGAATACGGTGCAAAAGCACTGTGCGTTGTAACAGTATCTGATCACATCCGTACTGGTGAAGCGACCACTTCTGATGAGCGTCAAACTACGTTCAACGAAATGATCGAAATGACTTTAGATGCAGTTGTTGAGCTGTAA
- the deoA gene encoding thymidine phosphorylase, with amino-acid sequence MFLAQEIIRKKRNGEALSTEEIQFFVNGIVNGAVSEGQIAALGMAVYFNDMNMDERVAITSAMRDSGTVLNWDHLHLDGPIVDKHSTGGVGDVTSLMLGPMVAACGGYVPMISGRGLGHTGGTLDKFDAIPGYNTEADNTLLSKVVKEVGVAIIGQTGDLVPADKRFYSIRDNTATVESISLITASILSKKLAAGLESLVMDVKVGTGAFMPTYEASEELARSITAVANGAGTKTTAILTDMNQVLASSAGNAVEVKEAIDFLTGRYRNPRLYEVTMSLCQEMLVLGGLAATQAEARDKLNAVLDNGRAAEIFGRMVSGLGGPTDFVESYDKYLPQASIIRPVYADKSGFAHSMNTRELGLSVVSLGGGRRKPGDALDYSVGLTEVCALGDEINADKPLAMVHAQTEAGFEEAAAAVKAAIEVSDTQPEKQVEVYKAIRAEDL; translated from the coding sequence ATGTTTCTAGCACAGGAAATCATTCGTAAGAAGCGTAACGGAGAAGCGTTAAGCACGGAAGAAATTCAATTTTTTGTTAACGGCATTGTCAACGGCGCCGTTTCCGAAGGCCAAATCGCCGCATTAGGTATGGCCGTATATTTTAATGATATGAACATGGATGAACGTGTCGCTATAACATCTGCCATGCGTGACTCTGGTACCGTATTAAACTGGGATCATTTACATCTTGATGGCCCGATTGTCGATAAACACAGTACAGGTGGTGTCGGTGACGTAACCAGTCTAATGCTTGGCCCTATGGTGGCAGCTTGTGGTGGTTATGTTCCAATGATTTCTGGTCGTGGTCTTGGTCACACTGGGGGGACGTTAGACAAGTTTGATGCGATCCCTGGTTACAATACCGAAGCGGATAATACACTGCTAAGTAAAGTAGTAAAAGAAGTCGGTGTTGCAATCATTGGTCAAACGGGTGATTTAGTACCTGCGGATAAACGCTTCTATTCGATTCGTGATAATACGGCTACGGTTGAGTCTATTTCATTGATCACGGCTTCAATCCTTTCTAAAAAGCTTGCAGCAGGTTTAGAATCGCTTGTGATGGATGTGAAAGTAGGTACTGGCGCATTTATGCCGACCTATGAAGCATCCGAAGAACTGGCTCGTAGCATTACCGCTGTTGCAAACGGTGCAGGTACTAAAACTACCGCTATTCTAACGGATATGAACCAAGTATTAGCGTCTTCAGCGGGTAATGCTGTTGAAGTGAAAGAAGCGATTGATTTCTTGACGGGTCGTTACCGCAACCCTCGTTTGTATGAAGTCACTATGTCACTTTGCCAAGAAATGCTTGTGCTTGGTGGCCTAGCCGCGACTCAGGCAGAAGCAAGAGATAAACTTAATGCTGTATTAGACAATGGTCGTGCGGCTGAAATTTTTGGTAGAATGGTGTCTGGTTTAGGCGGTCCAACTGATTTCGTTGAGTCATACGATAAGTATTTACCACAGGCATCAATTATTCGTCCTGTGTATGCCGATAAATCAGGATTTGCTCACAGCATGAATACTCGTGAGCTTGGTTTATCCGTTGTGTCCCTTGGTGGCGGACGTCGTAAACCGGGCGATGCGTTAGACTATAGTGTAGGTCTAACAGAGGTGTGTGCATTAGGTGATGAAATTAATGCAGATAAGCCATTAGCTATGGTTCACGCCCAAACAGAAGCTGGATTTGAAGAAGCCGCTGCTGCGGTAAAAGCTGCGATTGAAGTAAGTGATACTCAACCAGAAAAGCAAGTTGAAGTATACAAAGCCATTCGCGCAGAGGATTTATAA